The sequence AATACCACTGCTGGTGTCCTTGACTTTGCCCAAAGGGTAGACCTGCCCCTCAGCAGCAGCAGTCCCCGCGGTATGGCGCTCAACGACCTCAATGCCGATGGCAAGCCGGATATCGTTACTGCCAATTGGTTCGTCGATTCCAAAGCTGCAGCATTAAAAAACAACAGTACGCCCGGTACCATTTCCTTTACCACCTCTACCGACTATACCGCCAATACCGGTGCAGGCAGTGTGGCCCTGGCCGATCTTAATGCCGATGGACTTACGGATATCGTTACGGCCAATTCAAACAGCAGCTCCCTCTCTTACTTTCAAAACCAGTTGGGCATTACCACCTTCCCCGACTGTCCGGTATTATTGCAGCCTGCTAATAACGCCGCCAATGTACAGTATGACGCGCCGCTGCTCTTCACCTGGAACAAAGCTGCAGGCGCCAGCGGTTACCAGATAGAGATCAAAGAGCAATCGGGCGCCACCACGCTCGACAATACCACCGATACCTTCTACCTCTTTTATATGCCATCTTCGGGCATCAACTATACCTGGAAAGTAACGCCGCTCAACATGCCGGCGAATACCGTTACCTGCCCCGGCTTTACCTTCAGTACCTGTACGCCGGTGGCCAACCCCGTTACCATCACGGCAGAAGGCAGTACCGACCGGTGCATGACCGATTCTGTATTGCTCAGGGCCAGTAATGGCGCCAACGTACAATGGTTCCTGGACGCGCAACCCATTGCCGGCGCTACGGCCGATAGCTTCTGGGCAAAAAAAGCGGGCAACTATACGCTCAGGGTGCTCAATGGCGCCTGCTATTCCGATATGTCCAATACCATTATCGTTACCCCCCTGTGGACACCCGTTAAGCCATCGATTACACCCGACAGGGATACCTTACTCTGTACAGGCGGCAATGTGCAGTTTACCACTACGCTGGAGATCAGCAACCAATGGTTCAATGGTAATACGCCCATTGCCGGGGCCAACGGGCTCAGCTATACAGCCACCGCTGCGGGCAGTTACTACCTGCGGGTTACCAACAGTACTTCCGGTTGTCATAACTATTCCGATACAGTGATTGTAGGCATTATACCACCATTAGCTACACCGGTTATAACAACCAATGGTAATACCACCATTTGTGCCGGTGAAAATACAGTGTTACAGTCATCAGCCGCTGCCGGCAACCAGTGGTTCAGGAATGGGGTAGCCATTACCGGTGCAGTAAGCCAGCAATATACCGCCACACAAACGGGTTCCTATACGGTACAGGTAACTGAAAATACCTGTACATCAGCTATCAGTACTGCGGTGGCCATCACGGTCAATGCCGTGCCGCCTGCACCGGTCATCAATCCGGCAGGAGGGGGAAGCTTTTGCAGTGGGGATAGTATAAAGCTGCAGTCTTCGGCGCTCAGCGGCAACCAATGGTTGAAGAATGGCACAGCTATTACTGATGCTACTGGCCAGGATTACTTTGCGAAAGAGGCAGCATCCTATACCGTAAAAACAACGCAGGTGGGTTGCACCTCCGATGCCAGTACGGCAGCCATTACCACGGTACTGCCTTTACCGGCGAAGCCCGTCATTACTGCCAGTAGCAATACCATGAGTGTGGGCACGGGGTACGCATCGTACCAATGGTATTTCAACAATACCCTCATTGCGGGCGCTACCACCAACCAACATACTACTACGCAAAGTGGTACCTATAAAGTAGTGGTGAAAGACAACAGCAATTGCAGCAATACTTCCGATAACTTCAACTTCGTAACCACGGCTGTCAATGATGTAGTATTACAGGGCAACCTGGTGCAGTGGTATCCCAACCCGGTACAGCGTAACCTGCTCGTCAAAATAACGGCTGGTACTGGTTTGTCAGCCCGGGTTACCCTCCGCATAGTGGATCTGTTGGGCAGGCAGGTACACCAACAGCAGCTATTGAAAAATGGCCTCAATACCATCCCGCTGCAACAACTGCCCGCGGGCACCTACTGGATATTACTCAGGAGCGGCCAGTCGGAGAAAGCCGTGAAAGTGCTGAAAGTGGATTGATAACTTACTATAATAACGAATTGGTTTGACACTGTCAAACCAATTCGTTTAAGGATTCTAGTTGCCTCGTATCTGCAGAGGCTGCCCTTAGCTTACGCTGCCTTCTGGAACAGGCCCTGTAGAGCTTGTCCCGCAATAGCGGGAGGCCTCCGCTTTGTAGCCTTGGTTTTGTGCGTTGGCCACGGCGCCTTTAGGTGCCGCCCTCATTTCATCGCGGGGCCTCTTGGAAAATCATGTTAAATCAGCGCATTAACAGGCTAATACCGCCACTTCTTCAAATGCCCGTTTAGGTTATCTTGTTACAGATTATGTATGGGTTGTACGATCATGATCACTTATCCTTTACACTTTTAATTTAAAAATTATGAATGCAGTTGTAAAAAGCCAACCTCGTTCTATCCAATTGTTGTTTGCCGGCTTGTTAAAAATTATTGCTATTCTGTTGATCATACTCACCATTACACCTGATGCAAGGGCGCAGCATTGCGACGGGTGCAGTGTAAACTTGAACGGTCCTGAGGTGGTACAGGTAGGACAAACAGTGACGTATACTGTAATGCCCTTATGGCCAAATGGGCAGTATATTTCCTGGTACTGGGATGGTTTTTATAACTTATCGGCTTATGGTACGATTGTAGATCAGGGGATATACCCATCAGGCGAACATTGGGCGACCATATATTTTCATTCACCTGGCTATACCTGGGTAACATGGGAAGCCTATTTTTCACCTTATGGAGTTAATTATGATGAACTCCCCATTACGATTAATCCCTGAGACATACAGAAATGAATAATCCTGTACAACCCATACACTCCTTCTTTGTCATTTCGAACCCGCCATACGTCCTTGCCTTCTCAGCAGGTAATGCGGGTGAGAAATCTGCTATCAAAGCAAAAGCTCACTATTGATTATCTACGTCGTTTACTTTCTTCCATACGTCCTATCCCGTCTTCACCACTGCCAATCCCTGGAAACTCCTCGAATCACCATTTTTACCCATCATGCCCACAATCCCCAGCAACAATACATAAGGAGCTTTGGCAGAAGGAGCCGGTAGCTCAAACTCAACTGGCGCCAACTTCGACTCCAACGGGATCAGTGCACTCTGCACCACTTCTTTCTTAATACTAAGTTTGCCGAAATTCGGGAACAGCCCGATCAACTTCAGGTGATATCCTTCAATGTGTTTCACATCATCACAATGCGGACGTTTTTGCAGGGTAACTGTTACGTGCATTTTTTTACCCGCACGATCTACCGATACCTCGTATCGTTCATTGACCAGCGCCTTGAGCGTTCGTTTTTCGTCGCATTCCAGTCCTGCCAGCATGGCCACATCCGGCTTCAGTCCCGCCTTGGCCTGCTTGAAAAAAATAGACAGCAGCTTGCTCCACAACTCCCCGTCACGATGCTCATCACGCAAAGCAGAAAAAATAATTTTAGCCTGCTTATTGCACTGCATCAGCAACTTTTTACTCTCTTTAAATGTCTTATTAATAGTGATAGGAGTGTAAGTCCCCCTTTCAGCACGGGCATGTTGCCCGTAACGCTTACTGTTCACAAGAGTTACCCCAAAAATGGTTCCTTTTAACTTAATCAGCTTGGATATGTTCCTGGCCATACATAAAATATTGAAATTAGAAAATGTTTTTAACACAGGTTCTCAGCCTGTTAGCATAAATATACATAATTTCAGTTATGTATTACAGAGATATTTTAGAGATATTTCAGAGACCTTATAGAGACATTACAGAGAGTAAGGTAATGGGAAGGCGAATAGCAGGTAATACCCATGCGAAAGGAAGGCGAAAGGGGTACCTATGGGTTCCACCTGCCATCTAACTACGCCCTTGCAGGTAAAGCGCATTTGCTAAAGGTTGGCTGGTATAACAAAAAAACACCCGTCCCGCGAAAGCGGGACGGGATTTTTTTAGCGGGGGGATCAGAAAATTATATAGTAAAAGAAACCATCCGGAAGGATGGTTTTAGGCTCCCCAATGTGCGAATCAGGTTGCTCACAGGAAATCAGATGAATGATAAGGATAGGCTAATGGTACTAAGTATGTGAAATATTGTATTGTTTTAGATAAATGCTTTGATATTGTTATGAGAAATCCTTGTCAAATAAGTATATAATGGCACTGCAGGGTACTTCTATCAGAGAACTTATTTTTTTTATCTCCTTATAGCTTAGGTCTTCGGGATGTGCAATTAAATCGTCTATACGACTTGTGTTTTTTCTTAAAGCCCGGGCCAGCACTGATTTGGGCAAAGGCACAAATATTTGTTCAAATTCAGTAATGCGCT comes from Paraflavitalea devenefica and encodes:
- a CDS encoding FG-GAP-like repeat-containing protein, whose product is MKPLLLLLALALTVHTGFSQPVISSFTPASGPIGTQVTITGNNFGQFTNENIVYFGAVRATVVTASPTSLKVVVPVGATFQPISVTVNDRVAYTARPFIITYTGGGMDFTPTSFQPAVNLPGGANVTACDLDRDGRIDLISTVFASDQLNILRNTTQDKVVSFAAATTVGNVINPISVRAADIDGDGLPDLIATNPTFSVVYVIKNLSTAGNLDFDSPQSFATGAGCRKLATGDIDGDGKTDIVVANTSAGTVSVLRNTSSGGAITFSPKVDFATTSDPEGVAVGDLDGDGKPEIAVAGYQAAGLLSVLKNTSVAGAISFNSKIDYITGTWPWDVSIADLDGDGKTDLISSNNSPNTVSVFRNTTAGVLDFAQRVDLPLSSSSPRGMALNDLNADGKPDIVTANWFVDSKAAALKNNSTPGTISFTTSTDYTANTGAGSVALADLNADGLTDIVTANSNSSSLSYFQNQLGITTFPDCPVLLQPANNAANVQYDAPLLFTWNKAAGASGYQIEIKEQSGATTLDNTTDTFYLFYMPSSGINYTWKVTPLNMPANTVTCPGFTFSTCTPVANPVTITAEGSTDRCMTDSVLLRASNGANVQWFLDAQPIAGATADSFWAKKAGNYTLRVLNGACYSDMSNTIIVTPLWTPVKPSITPDRDTLLCTGGNVQFTTTLEISNQWFNGNTPIAGANGLSYTATAAGSYYLRVTNSTSGCHNYSDTVIVGIIPPLATPVITTNGNTTICAGENTVLQSSAAAGNQWFRNGVAITGAVSQQYTATQTGSYTVQVTENTCTSAISTAVAITVNAVPPAPVINPAGGGSFCSGDSIKLQSSALSGNQWLKNGTAITDATGQDYFAKEAASYTVKTTQVGCTSDASTAAITTVLPLPAKPVITASSNTMSVGTGYASYQWYFNNTLIAGATTNQHTTTQSGTYKVVVKDNSNCSNTSDNFNFVTTAVNDVVLQGNLVQWYPNPVQRNLLVKITAGTGLSARVTLRIVDLLGRQVHQQQLLKNGLNTIPLQQLPAGTYWILLRSGQSEKAVKVLKVD